A section of the Phaseolus vulgaris cultivar G19833 chromosome 8, P. vulgaris v2.0, whole genome shotgun sequence genome encodes:
- the LOC137824026 gene encoding phospholipase D gamma 1-like → MDNYGSSSPYGYPSPYAYPSDPRQPYPPPPGSAPDPYAHLPYPPYPYLSSHSLNYSHHPPPRPMHSGHFEYSYPPSMDFPHPPPPAYAPPPSYPYPYHVPPPNHGSPRPPLLHHASFQHGSPPYYYPPKESYSPPPDIHSHTNSFSGPYWQENTSTAAEGKVSQTSHSSKPSQGSSYPPLDDLMNNVRLSDDGKPTAPASPPAPAGQPFMHSISVPKLQQKREEFYGYSNNSFSGWGSSYPTRMDSLRLSDFSGSFNESVYGQNLQIVPAQNKGSLRVLLLHGNLDIWVHEAKNLPNMDMFHKTLGDMFGKLPGSVSNKIEGTMNKKITSDPYVSILISNAVLGRTYVISNSENPVWLQHFYVPVAHHAAEVHFLVKDSDIVGSQLIGIVAIPVEKIYSGEKVEGIFPILNSNGKQCKQGAVLSLSIQYIPMEKVSIYHKGVGAGPEYIGVPGTYFPLRKGGTVTLYQDAHVPDGSLPNVLLDSGMYYVHGKCWQDMFEAIGQARRLIYITGWSVWHKARLVRDAAGYSSDYSLGELLRSKSQEGVRVLLLIWDDPTSRSILGYKTDGVMATHDEETRRFFKHSSVQVLLCPRSGKRHSWIKQKEVGTIYTHHQKTVIVDADAGSNRRKIIAFVGGLDLCDGRYDTPHHPLFRTLNTAHKDDYHNPTFTGNVGGCPREPWHDLHSKIDGPAAYDVLTNFEERWLKASKPHGIKKLKISYDDALLRLERIPDFIGINDAPSVGEDDPDVWHVQIFRSIDSNSVKGFPKDPKDATSKNLVCGKNVLIDMSIHTAYVKAIRAAQHYIYIENQYFIGSSYNWSQHKDLGANNLIPMEIALKITEKIKANERFAVYVVIPMWPEGVPTGAATQRILFWQNKTMQMMYETVYKALVEAGLEAAFSPQDYLNFFCLGNREVISTHDNVSATGAPPPANSPQVASRNSQRFMIYVHSKGMIVDDEYVILGSANINQRSMEGTRDSEIAMGAYQPYHTWAKSQSTYPHGQIHGYRMSLWAEHTGTIEDCFLQPESLECVSRVRAMGEMNWKQFAANEITEMKGHLLKYPVEVDRKGKVRPLPDQEEFPDVGGKIVGSFLAMKENLTI, encoded by the exons ATGGATAACTATGGATCATCTTCTCCATACGGGTATCCGAGCCCTTATGCATACCCTTCTGACCCTCGTCAACCATACCCTCCTCCTCCAGGTTCAGCTCCTGATCCATATGCACATCTTCCTTATCCTCCATATCCTTACCTTTCTTCACATTCCCTCAACTATTCTCACCATCCACCTCCTAGGCCTATGCATTCTGGCCATTTTGAGTATTCTTATCCTCCTTCTATGGACTTTCCTCACCCTCCTCCACCAGCTTATGCTCCTCCTCCCAGTTATCCTTATCCCTACCATGTGCCTCCACCAAATCATGGTTCTCCCAGGCCTCCCCTTCTTCACCATGCCAGTTTCCAACATGGATCGCCTCCATACTATTATCCACCAAAGGAGTCCTATTCGCCTCCTCCTGATATCCATTCCCACACCAATAGCTTCTCTGGTCCCTATTGGCAGGAGAACACAAGCACTGCTGCAGAAGGTAAAGTGTCACAAACTAGTCATAGTTCCAAGCCTTCTCAGGGTTCTTCTTACCCCCCTTTGGATGATCTTATGAACAATGTTAGGTTGTCTGATGATGGCAAGCCAACTGCTCCTGCATCACCTCCTGCGCCTGCAGGGCAACCGTTTATGCATTCCATTTCAGTTCCCAAGTTGCAACAGAAGAGAGAGGAGTTTTATGGATATTCTAATAACTCCTTCTCCGGGTGGGGATCCTCCTACCCCACTCGGATGGATTCTTTGAGGCTTTCAGATTTTTCTGGCTCGTTTAATGAATCAGTTTATGGTCAGAATTTGCAGATTGTTCCAGCGCAGAATAAAGGGTCCTTGAGAGTTTTGCTCCTCCATGGAAATTTAGATATATGGGTCCATGAAGCCAAGAATCTTCCAAACATGGACATGTTTCACAAAACTTTGGGGGATATGTTTGGTAAATTGCCTGGTAGTGTGAGCAATAAAATTGAAGGAACTATGAACAAGAAGATTACTAGTGATCCTTATGTATCGATTTTAATATCCAATGCTGTACTTGGGAGGACTTATGTCATCAGCAACTCTGAAAACCCTGTTTGGTTGCAACATTTCTATGTTCCTGTTGCACATCATGCTGCAGAAGTACACTTTCTTGTTAAAGACAGTGATATTGTGGGTTCACAGCTCATTGGCATTGTGGCAATTCCAGTTGAGAAAATATACTCAGGAGAAAAGGTTGAAGGAATCTTCCCAATCCTGAATAGTAATGGGAAGCAATGTAAGCAAGGTGCTGTTCTGAGCCTATCCATTCAGTACATACCTATGGAGAAAGTGAGCATTTATCACAAAGGAGTTGGAGCAGGGCCTGAATACATAGGGGTTCCTGGGACATACTTTCCTCTGAGAAAAGGTGGAACCGTTACTCTGTATCAAGATGCTCATGTTCCAGATGGAAGCCTCCCTAATGTGTTGCTTGACAGTGGGATGTACTATGTGCATGGAAAGTGTTGGCAAGATATGTTTGAGGCCATAGGTCAAGCTAGGCGTTTGATTTATATTACAGGGTGGTCAGTGTGGCACAAAGCAAGGTTGGTTCGAGATGCTGCTGGTTATTCTTCAGATTATTCCTTGGGTGAGCTTCTAAGGTCAAAGTCACAGGAAGGAGTAAGAGTGCTTCTGCTTATCTGGGATGATCCTACATCAAGAAGCATTTTAGGTTATAAAACA GATGGTGTCATGGCAACTCATGATGAGGAAACTCGACGATTTTTCAAGCACTCTTCAGTGCAAGTGCTTCTTTGTCCCCGCAGTGGTAAACGTCATAGCTGGATCAAGCAAAAG GAAGTTGGAACGATATATACACATCATCAGAAAACTGTTATTGTGGATGCCGATGCTGGAAGTAATAGAAGAAAAATTATAGCATTTGTTGGTGGACTTGATCTGTGTGACGGGCGATATGATACTCCTCACCATCCTCTTTTTAGAACATTGAATACGGCACATAAGGATGACTACCACAACCCTACTTTCACG GGTAATGTTGGTGGTTGTCCACGGGAGCCATGGCATGATTTGCATTCTAAAATTGATGGTCCAGCAGCTTATGATGTTTTAACTAACTTTGAGGAGCGCTGGTTAAAAGCTTCAAAACCTCACGGCattaaaaagttgaaaatttcATACGATGATGCTTTGCTAAGGTTGGAAAGAATTCCAGATTTTATTGGCATCAATGATGCTCCAAGTGTTGGTGAAGATGATCCTGATGTTTGGCATGTTCAG ATATTTCGTTCAATTGATTCAAATTCGGTTAAGGGGTTTCCGAAGGATCCAAAAGATGCAACAAGCAAG AACCTGGTATGCGGAAAGAATGTGCTGATTGACATGAGCATACATACAGCATATGTTAAGGCTATTCGTGCTGCACAACATTACATTTATATAGAGAATCAATATTTTATCGGCTCTTCATACAATTGGAGTCAACATAAAGACCTTG GTGCTAATAACTTAATCCCAATGGAAATTGCTCTAAAGATTACTGAAAAGATAAAAGCAAATGAAAGATTTGCAGTGTATGTTGTTATTCCCATGTGGCCAGAAGGAGTTCCAACAGGGGCTGCCACGCAAAGGATTCTATTTTGGCAG AATAAAACAATGCAAATGATGTATGAGACCGTTTACAAGGCTTTGGTTGAAGCAGGGCTTGAAGCAGCATTTTCTCCACAAGATTATTTGAACTTTTTCTGTCTTGGTAATCGAGAGGTCATAAGTACGCATGATAATGTTAGTGCGACAGGAGCTCCTCCCCCAGCAAATAGTCCTCAA GTGGCTAGCCGAAATAGCCAACGTTTCATGATTTATGTTCATTCAAAGGGCATGATAGTTGATGATGAATATGTGATATTGGGGTCTGCAAACATTAACCAGCGCTCCATGGAAGGAACAAGGGACAGTGAGATTGCAATGGGCGCCTATCAACCTTATCATACATGGGCAAAATCACAATCTACTTATCCACACGGTCAA ATCCATGGATATAGGATGTCACTTTGGGCAGAACACACAGGAACAATTGAGGACTGCTTCTTGCAACCTGAGAGTCTTGAATGTGTAAGCAGGGTTAGAGCAATGGGAGAAATGAACTGGAAACAATTTGCAGCAAATGAAATAACAGAGATGAAAGGGCATCTGCTGAAATACCCTGTAGAAGTTGATAGAAAGGGCAAAGTTAGACCACTTCCAGACCAAGAAGAGTTCCCTGATGTGGGAGGAAAAATAGTTGGATCTTTTCTTGCCATGAAGGAGAATCTAACCATTTGA